A region of the Candidatus Methylomirabilis oxygeniifera genome:
CCGCATCTGAGCCGTTGTAAGATCAATCCCCAAGACGCGCCGAAGCTCCGCCGGGGTCAGTGTGAACTCCATCGGCTCTCGTGGGGCGGGGAAGGCATCCCATAGTCCGCGTGCCGCCTTGCCTCCACAAATCTCAACGAGCAGCTTGGTCGCTCGTCTCAGTGCGGCGGTGGTAGTGATCGGCGGCAGCCCTTTGTCGAAGCGGAACGACGCCTCGGTCCTGAGTCGCAGCGCACGGCAACTCTGTCGGATCGAGCCGGGACTGAAGTTGGCCGACTCCAACAACACACTCTTCGTCGACGGAGTGACCTCTGTCTCTGAGCCGCCCATAATCCCGGCAAGCGCGACCGGACGATTCGCATCGGCAATGACCAGCATCTCGGATGAGAGCGTCCGCAAGAGACCATCCAGCGTCCGAAGCGATTCTCCATCCGTCGCACGCCGCACCACAACGCGCCTGCCATGAATCGTCTCGTAATCAAACGCATGCAACGGCTGCCCATACTCGAGCATGACGTAGTTGGTAACATCGACGACATTATTGATGGGGCGCACACCGGCCGCCATGAGACGCGTCTGGAGCCACGAAGGCGAGGGGCCGACCGTAACACCGTGCACGACCGATGCGCCGTACCGCGGACACAGGTCTGGCGCCAGGATTTCAACCTGCACCTCATCCCGAACGTCGCAACCTTCCTCCCGATAGGACAGATCAGGCGGGTGCAGTGGCGCCTCAGTAATGGCCGCCACCTCGCGCGCAACCCCGAGCATCCCCAGGCAATCCGGTCTGTTCGGCGTCACTTCGAGATCGAGGATAGTGTCCCCCAACACCGCACTAAGCGGCGATCCGACCTCGGCCTCATCGGGAAGGATCAACACCCCTTCGTGAGCCTCCGACAGGCCCAGTTCCCTCTCGGAGCAGAGCACCCCTCGCGAGGCAACCCCCTGAATCTGGACGACCTCCACCACGGTGGAGTGACCTGTGTGCGCATCGATCAGACTCGCGCCGACAGACGCAAAAGGCACCCTGTCGCCGACTTTGAGATTCCCGGCACCGCTCACAATGGCAATTCTCTCGCCAGGTATCTCTAGGCCGACCAAGGAGAGCGAGTCAGCCGCCGGATGCGGCTCAATAGATGCGATCTGTGCGACAATAATCCCAGGCCAGCCGTTACCGCGCTCTTCAATTCCGCCTACCTCGGTTCCGCACATGGTCAGCCGATGGGCCAGCTCCTGAACAGGCAGAACCAAGTCGACATAGTCAGATAGCCATTTCAGCGATACTTTCATCGGGCTCATCAGATTCCTCGGAAAAAGAGGTCAGCCTTCAGCCGTCAGCCTCGGACAAAATCAACTTTACGGCTGCACTCGTGTTTTTGCTTACTCCATCGCGATCTGCTCAACATGCGACAAGGCCTTGGCGCCAGGCGATCCCTCTATTTCAAGTACAGCCACTACACCCACATAACCACTGCTACCGCCGGAGACTATGTCAATAGCCGATAAATGTCAACCAGCAAGGGGAGAACGTCGCATCACACAGGACATTTCACCTGCTAGCGGCAAAAAGCGTCTGTAGAATTCGCCCTCAAGAAGGAGGTATCCGGCTCAGATCCATGCGCAGGGGGGATCGCCACTGCGACATCTATCCCTGAAACTATTTCTTGGCCCTGAAGTCGGGAAAGGCATTGCATGAGCCGAGATGAAGGGCGTCAAGCGTCTTCACCCCAGTCGTCTGGATGAGTTCCTAATAACTGCGATCCCTTCGAATACGGGAAAGGATTGTAGGTACGCCCACGGTGCAAGCATCAAGAGTCGTCGGCGGTGGGCCTTGAGTCTATCCCAGAGTATGGGCAGTTTCCGGCGCACCTGCCGCCGCAGATGTCCCATGAACTCAACGAGGTCATAGGCGGACTGAAGGCATTCACGGCTCGCACACGACGCCCTTCACGATCGACCTTGACTCATATGGACGGATAGTCCATACTTATATGCATGAGAACGACACTCAATATTGACGATACCCTCTTACGTCGCGCAGCCGCACTCACCGGTGTTGACGAGAAAACCTCCCTCGTGCGCCTAGGGCTCGAAGCCTTGGTGGCCAAAGAAAGTGCCCGTCGCTTGGCGAACCTTGCGGGAACCGAGAAACGACTTCTGCCTATTCCAAGGCGTCGCTCCGCCGGACCCGCATGATTCTCGTGGATACGTCGGTTTGGATCGAGCAGCTCCGAAGGGGGAGCGAACGTCTTCAGTCTTTGCTCTACGACGAGCAGGTCCTCTGTCATCCTTTCATTATCGGCGAGCTGGCCTGCGGGACGCTGCGGAATCGGCAGGAGATTCTCCGTCTATTGTCGGTTCTGCCTCAGGTTCTCGTTGCGGATCATGAAGAGGTCGTACATCTTGTGGAAGGACGGCACCTCTACGGGCGCGGTCTAGGCTGGGTGGATGTCCATCTCTTGGCTTCATCGATCCTCACGAGATGTACCCTCTGGACACTCGACAAGCGACTGAGACAAGTCGCGGCCGCCCTCAAGATCTCAATGTGACACGTAATGGTAACTACTCAGGTCGATAGACTGAAGGCTGTTAGGAACAGAAACCGAGAAGACCGTGAGTAGCTTGATTCGTGCCTGGGGAGGTGATGGAGATCTACGGAGTCGCCAGGTTGGGTATCAGGGGAACTGCTGGAGGAAGCGGAGGTCGTTGGCGTGGAAGAAGCGGATGTCTTCGATGCCGTACTTGAGCATGGCGACACGCGCGGGCCCCAGGCCAAAGGCGAAGCCGGTGTAGCGCGCCGGGTCGTAGCCGACGCGCGTCAGGACATTCGGATGCACCATTCCCGCGCCTAAGATCTCCAGCCACCCGCTCATCTTGCATAGCCGGCAGCCTGCGCCCTTACAGCGAAAGCAGTCGATCGACATATCGACACCGGGTTCGACAAACGGGAAATAATCGCACCGAAAGCGAATCTTCCGCTCGTTTCCGAAGAGGCGCCGTACGAAGGCGTAGAGCGTCCCCTTCAGATCGGCGAAGGTAATGCCCTCGTCAACCGCTAGTCCCTCGATCTGGTGAAACTGGCTCTCGTGACTGGCGTCGATTGCCTCGTACCGATAACACTTGCCTGGTACTATCACGCGGATCGGCGGCTTGGTCTGTTCCATGATGCGGATCTGCATCGGCGAGGTGTGCGTTCTGAGCAGCATCGGTTTGCTGATGTGGGCGCTGGTCGGATCGATCCAGAAGGTATCCCACATCTCCCTGGCCGGGTGGTCCTCCGGAATATTGAGGGCCTCAAAGTTATAGTAGTCCCACTCAACCTCAGGCCCCTCGATGACGGCAAACCCCATCTCCGCGAAGATCTGACAGATCTCGCGGATAATCTGGGTAAGGGGATGCAGTCGGCCCACG
Encoded here:
- the pheT gene encoding Phenylalanyl-tRNA synthetase beta chain (Phenylalanine--tRNA ligase beta chain) (Evidence 2a : Function of homologous gene experimentally demonstrated in an other organism; PubMedId : 1451792, 2127701; Product type e : enzyme), which encodes MKVSLKWLSDYVDLVLPVQELAHRLTMCGTEVGGIEERGNGWPGIIVAQIASIEPHPAADSLSLVGLEIPGERIAIVSGAGNLKVGDRVPFASVGASLIDAHTGHSTVVEVVQIQGVASRGVLCSERELGLSEAHEGVLILPDEAEVGSPLSAVLGDTILDLEVTPNRPDCLGMLGVAREVAAITEAPLHPPDLSYREEGCDVRDEVQVEILAPDLCPRYGASVVHGVTVGPSPSWLQTRLMAAGVRPINNVVDVTNYVMLEYGQPLHAFDYETIHGRRVVVRRATDGESLRTLDGLLRTLSSEMLVIADANRPVALAGIMGGSETEVTPSTKSVLLESANFSPGSIRQSCRALRLRTEASFRFDKGLPPITTTAALRRATKLLVEICGGKAARGLWDAFPAPREPMEFTLTPAELRRVLGIDLTTAQMRDVLAGRLGFDCREDGNALRVTPPAHRSDIQISADLVEEVARLVGYDRIPTTTLAGRLPDYPPQPMRCLTERLSDLLVGCGLHEVITYSLIGRRLLNKMMSGRGAEMPDGYCLANPMTPDQEMLRMSLLPSLLDCLTNNLRQDEAGPRLFEIGRVYLPHHADLPQERQMLVIGMAGPTWPRQWSRTTAQLDFYDLKGVVEELLDRLELRETRFIQIADQQSFHPGRTTAVYSRDVRLGVMGELHPAVARNFEVRVPVCLAEFDLEQLLSVIGERFLRIEPPPRFPAIRRDLALVVPERVPVADLFETVRQAGGSLLERVELFDLFRGKELPQGYKSCGVGLVFRSPDHTLIDAEVGQVESGIIQQLQQMTGARLRG
- a CDS encoding exported protein of unknown function (Evidence 5 : No homology to any previously reported sequences); the protein is MGHLRRQVRRKLPILWDRLKAHRRRLLMLAPWAYLQSFPVFEGIAVIRNSSRRLG
- a CDS encoding conserved protein of unknown function (Evidence 4 : Homologs of previously reported genes of unknown function), whose translation is MRTTLNIDDTLLRRAAALTGVDEKTSLVRLGLEALVAKESARRLANLAGTEKRLLPIPRRRSAGPA
- a CDS encoding PilT protein-like, whose protein sequence is MILVDTSVWIEQLRRGSERLQSLLYDEQVLCHPFIIGELACGTLRNRQEILRLLSVLPQVLVADHEEVVHLVEGRHLYGRGLGWVDVHLLASSILTRCTLWTLDKRLRQVAAALKISM
- the pheS gene encoding Phenylalanyl-tRNA synthetase alpha chain (Phenylalanine--tRNA ligase alpha chain) (Evidence 2a : Function of homologous gene experimentally demonstrated in an other organism; PubMedId : 1451792, 2127701; Product type e : enzyme), whose amino-acid sequence is MEALRQELEDLKAAALTRIEQSVDLAQLEQVRVQFLGRKARLTTILRQLVTLPPQERPAIGLLANQVKQAVEERITSRRTALESVPSDEVLAADRIDGTLPGRRPSVGRLHPLTQIIREICQIFAEMGFAVIEGPEVEWDYYNFEALNIPEDHPAREMWDTFWIDPTSAHISKPMLLRTHTSPMQIRIMEQTKPPIRVIVPGKCYRYEAIDASHESQFHQIEGLAVDEGITFADLKGTLYAFVRRLFGNERKIRFRCDYFPFVEPGVDMSIDCFRCKGAGCRLCKMSGWLEILGAGMVHPNVLTRVGYDPARYTGFAFGLGPARVAMLKYGIEDIRFFHANDLRFLQQFP